CGTCGGTGGACACGATCAACCGCATGATCAGCTACTTCCCCCAGAACGAGCGCGACCTCATCCGCCAGGAAATCGCCTACACCCTCCAGGGCGTGGTGTGCCAGCGCCTCCTCAAGCGCATCGGCGGCGGCCGCATCCCGGCGGTGGAGATCCTCCTCGGCGGGCGGCCCATCGTCCGCGACGCCATCCTCGACGGCGACCTGGACAAGCTCTACGGCATCATCGAGGTGGACAGCGACATGCGCAGCTTCGACCAGTACGCCGTGGAGCTGTACCAGAAGGGGCTCGTGACCAAGGAGGAGGCCATCACCTCGTGCAGCAACGAGGAGGGCTTCCAGCGCATCATCTCGGGCATCAAGGGCACCGAGGGCCGCCGCCTCCTCAAGTAGGCCCCGGATCCTCCTCGTCCGGCGACCGCCGCGCCCGCACCACCAGCGCGCTCCCCCCGATCAGCAGCGCCGCCCCCGCCCACTGCACCGCGTTCATCGCCTCGTCCGGCCACAGCGCCAGCGCCACGGCGTACGTCGCCAGCGGGTTCAAAAGGTGCAGCGTCGTGCAGAAGGCCGCCCCCAGCCGCACCTGCGCGTAGTGGAACGCGCTGTGCGACAGGCTGATGCTCACCGCCCCCGACAAAAACGCCACCGCCGCCACCCCCGGCCCCGCCGACACCACCTGGCCCGCGTCCCCCTTGCACAGCATCACCGGCAGGAAGCCGACCGTCGCCATGTTCGCCACGAGGGTGAACATCGGCACCGGGTGCAGGTCGCGGCACGCGTGGCGGCTCGCCACGATGTACACCGCCCAGCACACGTTCACCAGCATCAGCAGCCAGAAGGAGAGGTCCGGCGACGGCAGCGCCCCCGCCCCCGGCGCCTTCAGCAGCACCCCCCACACCCCGAACAGCGACAGCACCGCCCCCGCCAGAAAGCGCGGGTCGCGGATCACCCCCCGCTCCTCGCGGAACGCCGCATAGCTCAGCAGCGCCACCATCGGCACCTGGAGCTTCACCACCAGCTGCGCCGACGTCGCCGTCGTCTGGTAGATCGCCACCGTCCACGCCGTCTGCATCAGCACCACCAGCAGGCTGATCCCCAGCAGCGCCCGCCACCGCCCCAGCGCCTGCCGCAGCTCGCGCGGGTAGAACACGGCGCACCAAGGCGTCAGCGCCGCCGCCGCGCTCGCATACCGCACAAAGGACTGCGTGTACGCGTCATAATGCGGCGAAAGATACCGGATGAACACCGGCGCCAGCGCCCACCCCAACGCCGACACCCCCAGCGC
This region of Candidatus Hydrogenedentota bacterium genomic DNA includes:
- a CDS encoding DMT family transporter, with product MTTKPAPAAGSPTESPFAPGLGWAWAALGVSALGWALAPVFIRYLSPHYDAYTQSFVRYASAAAALTPWCAVFYPRELRQALGRWRALLGISLLVVLMQTAWTVAIYQTTATSAQLVVKLQVPMVALLSYAAFREERGVIRDPRFLAGAVLSLFGVWGVLLKAPGAGALPSPDLSFWLLMLVNVCWAVYIVASRHACRDLHPVPMFTLVANMATVGFLPVMLCKGDAGQVVSAGPGVAAVAFLSGAVSISLSHSAFHYAQVRLGAAFCTTLHLLNPLATYAVALALWPDEAMNAVQWAGAALLIGGSALVVRARRSPDEEDPGPT